The genomic region CCGGAACAATGCGTGCCGCTTCTTCGATGGTCAGCCCAAGCGAGAGGGCAAGATTGGGGGATGAATCGGCATCGATGGCAAGCACCCGGTGCCCCGACTGCACAAGGCACCGGGCAAGAGATCCCGCGATAAATGTCTTGCCAACCCCGCCTTTCCCCGAGACCGCGATCTTCATTTCAGTCCTCTTTGCAGTATGACGTTATGCGTCCATAATAAAAGAGTATTGGAACGAGGCAGGTAAACGGGATAGATCAGGAGATAGTGAGAGACAAAAAAAATTTACCCGGACATTATTGTTTCTTTTTGAAACTTAAGATTTTAAGAAAATCCGCAGACGGACATTTCTTCTTTGCAGCCTCTGCCTTTTCAGAAGTATCCACCATGCAATAATCACCCGGCTCCTGCTTTTTTGTACAGGCCGCCCGGCCGGACTCCTGCCCTTTTGTCGGCTGGGATCCTGACAGGTTCTTGCAGATATAGGAAAAATCCACCATAACGATACGCACCTGCTGTATGCCTCATGACATAATAAAATTTTTTTACCAAATGAATATCCCGGGCAGGCCTGCCCGAAAAAACGATACATTATGTGGGATAATCGCCCAATAGTATCACGACACGCTCGCAAAAGAGGGTATTTTTGTATGCTTGATATCAGGTTTGTACGGGCCAGCCCGGAGATCGTAAAAGCCGATCTCCGCAAGAGAAACGATCCTGAAAAAATCGGGTGGGTTGACGACCTGCTCAAAAAGGATGCCCGTTCCCGGGAACTCAAAGTCGAGACCGATCTGCTCCGGCAGCGCCGCAACACGATAGCCCGCGAGATCAATGCGGCAAAGAAAGCAGGGCAGGATGCCGCCCCGCTCATGGCGGAAGCTGCAGCCCTTCCCCAGAAGATCAAGGATTGCGATGCCGAGCAGGAAGAGATCCGGACCACCATCAAGTCCTATCTGATGCGCCTCCCCAACCTCCTGCACGAGAGCGTCCCGGTTGGAAAAGACGATTCGGAGAATGCCGAGATAAAGCGGGTAGGAACCCCGAGAACCTTTGATTTCGAGGTAAAAAATCATGGCCAGCTGGCCTCCGAACAGGGCTGGGCCGATTTCGAGCGGGCCGCAAAGACGAGCGGCGCCGGGTTCTACTTCCTCAAGGGCAACCTCGTTCTTCTCGACATGGCACTCCAGCGCTATGCCATCGACCTGCTGGTGATGAAAGGATTCACGCCGGTGATCCCGCCCTACATGATCAACCGTACGTCCTATGAAGGGGTAACCGATCTCGGGGATTTC from uncultured Methanoregula sp. harbors:
- the serS gene encoding serine--tRNA ligase, producing the protein MLDIRFVRASPEIVKADLRKRNDPEKIGWVDDLLKKDARSRELKVETDLLRQRRNTIAREINAAKKAGQDAAPLMAEAAALPQKIKDCDAEQEEIRTTIKSYLMRLPNLLHESVPVGKDDSENAEIKRVGTPRTFDFEVKNHGQLASEQGWADFERAAKTSGAGFYFLKGNLVLLDMALQRYAIDLLVMKGFTPVIPPYMINRTSYEGVTDLGDFEKVMYKIDGDDAYLIATSEHPIGAMYQDEIFEEKDLPLRLAGISPCFRREIGAHGLDTKGLFRVHQFTKVEQFVYCMPEDSWQIHEELLANAEEIFQGLGLPYRVVNICTGDIGTVAAKKYDIEAWMPREGAYKEVVSCSNCTTYQAVRLNIKVRDKSDFESKQHLHTLNSTAIATSRVIRAILENFQDADGTVTVPEVLVPYMNGQKTL